A stretch of the Bacillus licheniformis DSM 13 = ATCC 14580 genome encodes the following:
- a CDS encoding EpsG family protein translates to MAVYMLNMGIVFVWSWFAKMYGREDHRLPTGYRPNAILTVVPLASLIIVAGLRYKVGTDYHTYMLLYELAGKYNSIWEIFGFGTGKSSTDPGFTALLWILNQISADPALMFAVVAAITYIYIVKTLYVYGRPFELSMFLFIGMFHYYASFNGIRQYMAAAILFWAVRYLIDGKLVRYMIVVLICSLFHSSALIMIPVYFIVRRKAWSPVLWCLMLVFLAGTFLYQKFLSVFLVVLENSQYGHYEEWLMKNTNGMNVIKIIVLLLPLALAFCFREQLRKRWPEVDYIVNLCLIGFLFGILATKDVIFARFNIYFGLYQLILVPYFVRIFEPKSNALLYVLILICYFLYSFMLMPFDSSVLPYRTIFER, encoded by the coding sequence ATGGCTGTCTACATGTTGAATATGGGGATTGTTTTCGTCTGGTCATGGTTTGCGAAAATGTACGGCAGGGAAGATCACAGGCTGCCGACGGGCTACCGTCCGAATGCGATCCTCACCGTCGTTCCGCTCGCGTCTTTGATTATCGTTGCCGGCTTAAGATACAAGGTCGGAACGGATTACCACACATATATGCTGCTTTACGAATTAGCCGGAAAATACAACAGCATTTGGGAGATATTCGGTTTCGGAACAGGCAAGTCGTCGACGGACCCGGGATTTACCGCACTCTTATGGATTTTAAATCAGATTTCAGCCGATCCGGCGCTCATGTTTGCCGTCGTTGCCGCGATTACCTATATCTATATTGTCAAGACGCTTTATGTGTATGGAAGGCCGTTTGAATTGAGCATGTTTCTGTTTATCGGCATGTTTCACTATTATGCTTCGTTTAACGGCATTCGCCAATACATGGCGGCGGCCATTCTGTTTTGGGCGGTGCGGTATCTGATCGATGGGAAGCTGGTGCGCTATATGATCGTTGTACTGATCTGTTCGCTTTTTCATTCTTCGGCATTGATCATGATTCCGGTTTATTTCATCGTCAGAAGAAAAGCGTGGTCGCCTGTCCTCTGGTGCCTGATGCTCGTCTTTTTGGCGGGGACTTTTCTGTATCAAAAATTTCTGTCCGTATTCCTAGTCGTGCTTGAAAACAGTCAATACGGACATTATGAAGAATGGCTGATGAAGAATACAAACGGCATGAACGTTATTAAAATCATCGTTCTTCTTCTCCCGCTCGCACTTGCCTTTTGCTTCAGGGAGCAGCTCAGAAAGCGCTGGCCCGAAGTCGATTATATCGTAAACCTTTGTCTGATCGGTTTCCTGTTCGGAATTTTGGCGACAAAGGATGTCATTTTTGCGAGGTTCAACATTTATTTCGGGCTCTATCAGCTGATTCTCGTTCCTTATTTTGTACGGATTTTTGAACCGAAATCAAACGCGCTTCTTTATGTTTTGATTTTGATCTGTTACTTCTTATACAGCTTTATGCTCATGCCGTTCGACTCGTCGGTATTGCCGTACAGAACGATTTTTGAACGTTGA
- a CDS encoding glycosyltransferase family 1 protein, which yields MNDGSVRPKRVLHIVSGMNRGGAETMIMNIYRHTDRRHIQFDFISHREETCDYDPEIITRGGRVFYVPSIGRSGPVAYIKNIRRILVEKGPYAAVHAHTDFQTGFAALAARLAGVPVRVCHSHNTAWKPNPRFWDTWQLLAFRRLIFSSATALCACGKDAGRFLFGAKKMGENAVHLLQNGIELDRFKEANGVSKTNAKKSFGIKEDALVIGHVGRFFEQKNHAFLLGLAAYCKKSGIPFQAVFAGDGPLRRQMEEKAAALGVKDDILFLGVVEDIPALMQAFDVFVMPSLFEGLPLVLVEAQASGLPCIVSDNITEETDLGLGLLQRLSLNAGFERWAEDISRAAQPKKPAWPEIERSLAERGYDAKANLARLMDIYSISAAEGQ from the coding sequence ATGAATGACGGAAGCGTGAGACCAAAACGGGTGCTTCACATCGTAAGCGGAATGAACCGCGGCGGCGCGGAGACGATGATTATGAATATATACCGCCACACAGACAGGCGGCATATTCAATTTGATTTTATTTCCCACCGGGAAGAAACGTGCGATTACGACCCGGAGATCATCACGCGCGGCGGCCGGGTGTTTTATGTACCGAGCATCGGTCGGTCGGGTCCTGTCGCCTACATCAAAAACATCAGAAGGATTTTGGTTGAGAAAGGGCCTTATGCCGCCGTACACGCTCATACGGATTTTCAGACGGGCTTTGCCGCATTGGCGGCCAGGCTCGCCGGCGTTCCGGTCAGGGTCTGCCATTCCCACAACACGGCCTGGAAGCCTAACCCCCGGTTTTGGGATACATGGCAGCTTCTTGCATTCCGCCGCTTGATTTTCTCCAGTGCTACGGCTCTGTGCGCTTGCGGCAAAGATGCCGGGCGTTTTTTATTCGGCGCAAAGAAGATGGGTGAAAACGCGGTCCATCTTTTGCAAAACGGGATTGAACTTGACCGGTTCAAAGAAGCGAACGGCGTTTCAAAAACGAATGCGAAAAAGAGCTTCGGTATCAAAGAAGACGCACTGGTGATCGGGCATGTCGGCCGTTTTTTTGAACAGAAAAACCACGCGTTTCTGCTCGGGCTTGCCGCTTATTGCAAGAAATCGGGCATACCTTTTCAAGCGGTGTTCGCAGGTGACGGTCCGCTGCGCAGACAGATGGAAGAAAAAGCCGCTGCTCTCGGTGTAAAAGACGACATTCTGTTTCTCGGCGTCGTCGAAGATATCCCGGCTCTCATGCAGGCATTTGATGTATTTGTCATGCCGTCTTTGTTTGAAGGGCTACCCCTCGTACTGGTCGAAGCGCAAGCGTCAGGGCTCCCCTGCATTGTATCAGACAACATTACGGAAGAAACCGATTTGGGACTCGGCCTGCTGCAACGTCTCAGCTTAAATGCCGGTTTTGAACGGTGGGCTGAGGATATCAGCCGTGCTGCTCAGCCGAAAAAGCCTGCATGGCCGGAAATAGAGAGAAGCCTTGCTGAGAGAGGCTATGATGCAAAAGCAAATTTGGCGAGACTGATGGACATCTATTCAATCTCCGCAGCAGAAGGACAGTGA
- a CDS encoding glycosyltransferase family 2 protein, translated as MIGGQKPKVSVIMGVYNCENTIAESIESILNQTYKNWELIICDDASTDGTYAVARRYADHYADKIKLIKNEKNQRLAASLNHCLQYAGGKYIARQDGDDISLPRRFEKQVAFLESQSHYHVVGSGMMAFDENGIRGVRMLPSSPEPRIMAKGTPFCHATIMMRADVYEALDGYRVGRRTRRMEDVDLWLRFFEAGFTGYNLQEALYKVREDESAFKRRKLSYSIDNAFIVFAACRRLKLPLSDYIYTMKPIIRGLMPPFIMNRYHKRRLMNEGGGVVKHE; from the coding sequence ATGATAGGGGGTCAAAAGCCGAAAGTTTCTGTCATTATGGGAGTCTACAATTGTGAGAACACGATCGCAGAGAGCATCGAGTCAATTTTAAATCAAACCTATAAAAATTGGGAACTGATTATATGCGACGATGCTTCGACAGACGGGACATATGCTGTTGCCAGGCGGTATGCCGATCATTACGCAGATAAGATTAAGCTGATCAAAAACGAGAAGAATCAGCGGCTGGCTGCCTCGTTAAACCACTGTCTCCAATACGCCGGCGGGAAATATATCGCGCGCCAGGACGGAGATGACATCTCTTTGCCGAGGCGGTTTGAAAAGCAGGTCGCGTTTTTGGAATCGCAATCTCATTATCATGTCGTCGGAAGCGGCATGATGGCCTTCGACGAAAACGGGATTAGAGGCGTCAGAATGCTTCCTTCCTCTCCAGAACCGAGAATCATGGCGAAAGGGACGCCGTTTTGCCATGCGACGATCATGATGAGAGCCGACGTCTACGAGGCGCTGGACGGCTATCGGGTCGGCCGGAGAACAAGAAGGATGGAAGATGTCGATTTGTGGCTTCGTTTTTTTGAGGCGGGCTTCACGGGCTACAACCTTCAGGAAGCCTTATACAAAGTAAGGGAAGACGAATCGGCGTTTAAAAGGAGAAAGCTCAGCTACTCGATTGATAATGCGTTTATCGTCTTTGCCGCCTGCAGACGGCTGAAGCTGCCGCTATCGGACTATATTTATACAATGAAACCCATCATCAGGGGGCTTATGCCTCCTTTTATCATGAACAGATATCATAAAAGAAGATTGATGAATGAAGGCGGAGGGGTCGTAAAACATGAATGA
- a CDS encoding glycosyltransferase family 4 protein, with the protein MTRTVLFCATVDYHFKAFHLPYLKWFKEQGWNVHIAAKGDMTLPYTDKKFDIDIRRSPLNASNIAAYRELARIIDEHRYSIIHCHTPMGGVLARLAARKQRKEGTKVIYTAHGFHFCQGAPLKNWLLYYPIEKGLSALTDCLITINEEDFVLAKGLRKALRTEKIHGIGVDTERFHPVSETEKMLLRKTYGFKEDDFILIYPAELNANKNQALLIETAAALKDRAPNLKVVFAGKGQMEQKYRNHAEQKGVSSLVMFAGFQKNIHEWIQLADVSVASSIREGLGMNLLEGMASGKPAVAADNRGHREVIQEGVNGFLVPQGDAGTFSDRILQLYRLPSLRKKMGDAGRRTAAAFSQQRTVKEMAGIYSSFMDNETVERRLKG; encoded by the coding sequence ATGACAAGAACGGTTTTGTTTTGCGCTACTGTGGATTACCATTTCAAGGCCTTCCACCTCCCGTATTTAAAATGGTTTAAAGAGCAGGGGTGGAATGTTCATATCGCCGCAAAAGGAGATATGACACTGCCCTATACAGATAAAAAATTTGATATCGATATCAGGCGTTCTCCTTTGAATGCAAGCAATATCGCTGCCTATCGGGAGCTGGCGCGAATCATTGACGAACACCGGTACAGCATCATTCATTGCCACACGCCGATGGGAGGCGTGCTGGCAAGGCTTGCGGCCCGGAAACAGAGAAAAGAGGGGACGAAAGTGATCTATACCGCTCACGGTTTCCACTTTTGCCAAGGTGCTCCTTTAAAAAATTGGCTGCTGTATTATCCGATTGAAAAAGGGCTGTCCGCTTTGACCGATTGCCTGATTACGATCAATGAAGAAGATTTCGTCCTTGCAAAAGGCTTGCGAAAAGCGCTGCGCACGGAAAAAATCCACGGGATCGGCGTCGATACGGAGCGGTTTCATCCTGTCAGTGAAACAGAGAAAATGCTGCTCAGGAAAACATACGGTTTCAAAGAAGACGACTTTATCCTCATATATCCCGCGGAGCTGAACGCGAATAAAAACCAGGCCTTGCTCATCGAAACGGCGGCTGCTTTAAAAGACAGAGCCCCGAACTTAAAGGTCGTGTTTGCAGGAAAAGGGCAGATGGAGCAAAAATACCGAAATCACGCTGAACAAAAAGGCGTTTCTTCGCTCGTCATGTTTGCCGGTTTTCAAAAAAACATCCACGAATGGATTCAGCTTGCAGACGTGTCTGTCGCCTCAAGCATCAGGGAAGGGCTCGGCATGAACCTCCTTGAAGGAATGGCGTCAGGAAAGCCCGCCGTTGCAGCGGACAACCGCGGACACCGGGAAGTCATTCAAGAGGGCGTGAACGGATTTTTGGTTCCGCAGGGAGACGCCGGAACGTTCAGCGACCGGATATTGCAGCTGTACCGTCTGCCTTCTTTGCGAAAAAAGATGGGAGACGCGGGGAGACGAACAGCCGCCGCTTTTTCCCAGCAGCGCACCGTCAAAGAAATGGCGGGCATTTACTCTTCCTTTATGGATAACGAAACAGTTGAAAGGAGGCTGAAAGGATGA
- a CDS encoding polysaccharide biosynthesis protein: protein MTYRRRLSIITALDSYLVLLSIFIGYQLILPSYDLYPSEMLLMTSLILLGAQHLFAHCFHLYKKVWEYASIGELYVLLKSITLSHLVTAALELFFFQNVPVRLLCLSWLFQLILIGGSRMMWRIIREQVNKESKGSLRALIIGAGSAGSLIAKQLVQKPELNIKPVAFIDDDKTKYRLEIMGLPVLGGKEQIMQAVRQWNIDRIIIAIPSLSVTQMQEMYKACAQTGVKTQIMPKIDEILLGRHPVGQLRDVKAEDLLGREPVQLDTSEISNTVKDRVVLVTGAGGSIGSEICRQISKFKPKSIILVGHGENSIHSILLELKEKFGKHVAYYPEIADIQDREKMFLLMERYKPNVIYHAAAHKHVPLMEKCPKEAVKNNILGTKNVAEAADETEVETFVLISSDKAVNPANIMGATKRFAEMLIMNLGKTSKTKFVAVRFGNVLGSRGSVIPIFKKQIAKGGPVTVTHQDMTRYFMTIPEASRLVIQAGALAKGRQIFVLDMGEPVKIVDLAKNLIQLSGYTTEQIKIEFTGIRPGEKMYEELLNQNEVLAEQVFPKIHIGKAVDVEWTVLKSFMDEFMYLSDRELRERLFKAIGQHEKKLVTAH, encoded by the coding sequence TTGACATATCGGAGAAGGCTTTCCATTATTACCGCACTCGATTCGTACTTGGTTTTGCTGTCCATCTTTATCGGATATCAGCTGATTTTGCCATCATATGATTTATACCCTTCGGAAATGCTGCTGATGACTTCACTGATACTGCTTGGCGCTCAGCATTTATTCGCCCATTGCTTCCACCTTTATAAAAAAGTATGGGAGTATGCAAGCATCGGTGAATTGTATGTGCTGCTTAAATCGATTACATTGTCCCATCTTGTGACGGCGGCCCTCGAGCTGTTTTTCTTTCAAAACGTTCCGGTTCGTCTTTTATGTTTAAGCTGGCTGTTCCAGCTCATTTTGATCGGCGGATCGCGGATGATGTGGCGCATCATCAGGGAACAGGTGAACAAAGAAAGCAAAGGATCTCTAAGGGCGCTTATCATCGGAGCGGGCTCTGCCGGCAGTTTGATTGCAAAACAGCTTGTGCAGAAGCCGGAATTGAACATTAAGCCCGTCGCCTTTATCGACGATGACAAAACGAAATACCGGCTTGAAATCATGGGTCTGCCCGTCTTAGGCGGGAAAGAGCAGATTATGCAGGCGGTCCGGCAATGGAATATCGACCGGATCATCATCGCCATTCCATCTTTGAGCGTCACTCAGATGCAGGAAATGTACAAGGCGTGTGCGCAAACAGGTGTCAAAACGCAAATCATGCCGAAAATAGACGAAATTTTGCTTGGCAGACATCCTGTCGGCCAGCTTCGCGATGTCAAAGCAGAAGATTTGCTTGGAAGGGAGCCTGTCCAGCTCGATACGAGCGAAATCTCCAATACGGTCAAGGACCGCGTCGTACTTGTGACTGGGGCCGGAGGTTCAATCGGCTCGGAAATCTGCCGGCAAATCAGCAAATTTAAACCGAAATCGATCATTTTAGTCGGGCACGGAGAAAACAGCATCCATTCGATCCTGCTTGAACTGAAGGAGAAATTCGGAAAGCATGTCGCCTATTATCCCGAAATCGCGGACATACAGGACAGAGAAAAAATGTTTTTGCTGATGGAACGCTACAAACCGAATGTCATTTATCATGCAGCTGCCCACAAGCATGTACCGCTGATGGAAAAATGCCCGAAAGAAGCTGTCAAAAACAATATCCTCGGCACGAAAAACGTCGCTGAGGCCGCCGACGAAACCGAAGTGGAGACATTTGTCCTGATATCGTCAGACAAAGCGGTCAACCCTGCCAATATCATGGGGGCAACGAAGCGGTTCGCGGAAATGCTGATCATGAATCTCGGCAAAACGAGCAAAACCAAATTTGTCGCCGTCCGCTTCGGAAATGTTCTCGGCAGCAGGGGAAGCGTCATTCCGATTTTCAAAAAACAAATCGCTAAAGGCGGCCCGGTCACTGTCACACACCAGGACATGACGAGGTACTTCATGACGATTCCGGAAGCTTCAAGGCTCGTTATTCAAGCGGGGGCGCTTGCCAAAGGAAGACAGATATTCGTGCTCGATATGGGCGAACCGGTCAAAATCGTCGACCTCGCCAAAAATCTTATCCAGCTTTCCGGCTATACGACAGAACAGATCAAAATCGAATTTACAGGCATCCGGCCGGGAGAAAAAATGTACGAAGAGCTGCTGAATCAAAATGAAGTGCTGGCAGAGCAGGTTTTTCCGAAGATTCATATCGGCAAGGCGGTCGACGTCGAATGGACGGTGCTGAAGTCATTTATGGATGAATTTATGTATTTGTCAGACCGCGAGCTGAGAGAACGCTTGTTCAAAGCGATCGGCCAGCACGAGAAAAAGCTGGTGACAGCGCACTAG
- a CDS encoding CpsD/CapB family tyrosine-protein kinase → MGIRKKRSRKYQSALVALHQPNTPIVEQYRTIRTNIEFSSFEKPFKSLLITSGLPGEGKSFSASNLAIVFSQQEKKVLLIDADLRKPTIHKIFELDNHSGVTNVLMKKSTLENVVQQSQAENLHVLTSGPIPPNPSELLSSQAMEDLLAEAYDQYDLVILDSPPLLPVADAQILANQVDGSILVILSGKTKLDNAIKSRDALNSSKSELLGAVLNGRKVKKARQYNYATM, encoded by the coding sequence TTGGGTATTAGAAAAAAACGCTCTCGCAAATATCAATCGGCGCTTGTCGCATTGCATCAGCCGAACACGCCGATCGTCGAACAGTATCGGACGATCAGGACGAACATTGAGTTTTCATCATTTGAGAAGCCGTTCAAGTCATTGCTCATTACATCGGGCCTGCCGGGAGAAGGCAAATCATTCTCGGCTTCAAACTTGGCGATCGTATTTTCGCAACAGGAAAAAAAGGTCCTTTTGATCGACGCAGATTTAAGAAAGCCGACGATCCATAAAATTTTTGAGCTCGATAACCATTCAGGTGTCACAAATGTATTAATGAAAAAATCGACGCTGGAAAATGTCGTCCAGCAAAGCCAGGCGGAAAATCTCCATGTGCTGACAAGCGGTCCGATTCCTCCGAATCCGTCCGAGCTTTTGTCGTCGCAGGCGATGGAGGACCTGCTTGCGGAAGCGTACGACCAATACGATTTAGTCATCCTTGATTCGCCGCCGCTTTTGCCGGTCGCAGACGCGCAAATATTGGCGAATCAGGTGGATGGAAGCATTCTTGTCATCCTCAGCGGAAAAACAAAGCTTGATAACGCGATCAAGTCTCGGGACGCGCTGAATTCTTCCAAAAGCGAACTGCTCGGCGCCGTGCTGAACGGGCGGAAAGTGAAGAAAGCGCGCCAATATAATTACGCAACCATGTAA
- a CDS encoding YveK family protein, whose amino-acid sequence MKENIDFRELIAILRKRTVLILVLTIGVTLTTGIIQFYVLTPVYQASTQILVHQVGEKKGSATYSDIQINLQYTRTFQALLKNPVILEQVKRELDLPYSAGRLGEKIATSSESESEIINISVQDENQKRAADIANTLTAVLKKEIKQIMNTDRVTVLSKAEIVDSPTPVRPNYKMNILLAFGAALMTGIALAFFLDFIDDTVARPSQVEKEAGFIYLGSIEQMKHKKSLFRGDPDMNIRVKAGRSEPLGY is encoded by the coding sequence ATGAAAGAAAATATTGATTTTAGAGAACTGATTGCAATCTTGCGAAAAAGAACGGTTCTTATTCTCGTTTTGACAATAGGTGTAACATTGACGACCGGAATCATTCAGTTCTATGTGCTGACACCTGTCTATCAGGCATCGACGCAGATCTTGGTGCATCAAGTAGGGGAGAAAAAGGGGAGCGCCACATACAGCGATATTCAAATCAATCTTCAATACACACGGACATTCCAAGCGCTTTTGAAAAACCCGGTGATTTTGGAGCAAGTCAAGAGAGAGCTTGATTTACCTTACTCTGCCGGCCGGTTGGGTGAAAAAATTGCAACGAGCAGTGAAAGCGAATCTGAGATTATAAATATTTCGGTCCAAGATGAAAATCAGAAACGGGCGGCCGATATAGCGAACACTTTAACTGCGGTGCTCAAAAAAGAGATTAAGCAAATTATGAACACCGATCGGGTAACCGTCCTGTCAAAAGCCGAAATAGTCGATTCGCCGACACCTGTCAGACCGAATTACAAAATGAATATTTTGCTGGCATTCGGCGCCGCATTAATGACCGGAATCGCTTTGGCGTTCTTTTTGGACTTTATCGATGATACGGTTGCAAGACCGTCTCAAGTCGAAAAGGAAGCGGGATTCATTTATTTGGGAAGTATTGAGCAAATGAAGCATAAAAAAAGTCTGTTTCGCGGGGACCCCGATATGAATATCCGCGTAAAAGCAGGAAGGAGTGAGCCGCTTGGGTATTAG
- the slrR gene encoding HTH-type transcriptional regulator SlrR codes for MIGRVIRMYRKRKGYSINQLADIAGVSKSYLSKIERGVHRNPSVEFLKKISRALKVELKELFDTEVILYRRTEQEDEWRTHLVQAVQAGMNQEELFQFTHRLKQKKKERALYRNRELTRANIDEWRALMLEAKEMGLTVKEVEAFLMRTKNH; via the coding sequence ATGATCGGAAGAGTCATCCGAATGTACAGAAAGAGAAAAGGCTACTCCATTAACCAGCTTGCTGATATAGCAGGCGTATCAAAATCATATTTAAGCAAAATTGAACGCGGCGTTCACAGAAATCCGTCAGTCGAATTCCTGAAAAAAATCTCCCGGGCGCTGAAAGTCGAATTAAAGGAATTGTTTGATACCGAAGTGATCCTTTATCGCCGGACTGAGCAGGAAGATGAGTGGAGAACCCATCTTGTACAGGCCGTGCAGGCCGGGATGAACCAGGAAGAACTGTTTCAATTCACACATCGCCTCAAGCAGAAAAAGAAAGAACGGGCGCTTTATCGAAACAGAGAGCTGACCCGGGCGAATATCGACGAATGGAGAGCCCTTATGCTGGAGGCCAAAGAAATGGGACTGACCGTCAAAGAAGTAGAAGCGTTTTTGATGAGGACAAAAAATCATTAA
- a CDS encoding NAD(P)H-dependent oxidoreductase produces MKVLVLAFHPNMEQSVVNRAFADTLKDAPGITLRDLYQEYPDEAIDVEKEQKLCEEHDRIVFQFPLYWYSSPPLLKKWLDHVLLYGWAYGTNGTALRGKEFMVAVSAGAPEEAYQAGGSNHYAISELLRPFQATSNFIGTTYLPPYVFYQAGTAGKSELAEGATQYREHVLKSF; encoded by the coding sequence ATGAAAGTATTAGTGCTCGCATTTCATCCGAATATGGAGCAGTCAGTTGTGAACAGAGCATTTGCAGACACATTGAAAGACGCACCGGGCATTACATTGCGCGACCTTTATCAGGAATATCCTGACGAGGCCATTGATGTGGAAAAAGAACAAAAACTTTGTGAAGAACACGATCGGATCGTCTTCCAGTTTCCGCTTTATTGGTACAGCTCGCCGCCTCTCTTAAAAAAATGGCTGGACCACGTTCTTCTCTACGGCTGGGCATACGGAACAAACGGCACAGCGCTTCGCGGCAAAGAATTCATGGTCGCTGTATCGGCGGGCGCTCCCGAAGAAGCCTATCAGGCCGGCGGGTCAAATCATTATGCGATCAGCGAACTGTTACGCCCTTTTCAGGCGACAAGCAACTTCATCGGTACTACATACCTTCCGCCTTACGTCTTCTATCAAGCGGGCACGGCCGGAAAAAGCGAGCTTGCTGAAGGTGCGACACAATACAGGGAGCATGTGCTGAAGTCATTTTAA
- a CDS encoding MFS transporter, with protein MLNHPIQKKSNVRWVVAFMMWAAIAINYIDRTVLSAAAPYITEEFNLTPGQMGIIMSGFFWSYALLQLPSGWAADKYGQKKTLGFAVVWWSVATALTGLATGFKSLLGLRVALGVGEAAAYPSNAGIAAKWFPKKERATVAGIFDSGSKFGGAVAMPLIAWMIAVFDWKLTFLLIGLVGVAWGIVWMIFFKENPADHKRVNEAELAHIREGQAHMEETGGGQPLKWYQLFKYRNIWAMCIGFFMINYNSYFFITWLPTYLVKERGMDLIEMGIMASLPLLTAMVVEVGAGWMSDRIYAKGKLSLTAVRKLFLIIGLVMASCIGFAAFADSAILAVILLCVAKSGTTVAASQVWALPGDVAPKNMTSMVAGIQNTVSNMGGVVGPIITGFIVGATGSFVPALLFSAALIIIAILNYLFLLGKVKQIQV; from the coding sequence ATGTTGAATCACCCGATTCAAAAAAAGTCAAATGTACGCTGGGTTGTCGCGTTTATGATGTGGGCTGCGATTGCCATCAATTATATTGACCGGACAGTTCTTTCGGCTGCCGCTCCCTATATTACCGAGGAGTTCAACTTGACACCCGGCCAAATGGGAATCATCATGTCCGGTTTCTTCTGGTCGTACGCTTTGCTGCAGCTGCCTTCAGGCTGGGCGGCCGACAAGTACGGTCAGAAAAAAACGCTCGGTTTTGCGGTTGTTTGGTGGTCTGTTGCTACGGCGCTGACGGGTCTTGCGACAGGCTTCAAATCCCTGCTCGGGCTGCGGGTCGCACTGGGAGTCGGAGAGGCTGCTGCATATCCGAGCAATGCGGGGATTGCCGCCAAATGGTTTCCGAAAAAAGAAAGGGCGACAGTAGCCGGAATTTTTGACAGCGGGTCAAAGTTTGGCGGAGCTGTTGCAATGCCTTTGATCGCCTGGATGATAGCGGTCTTTGACTGGAAACTGACGTTTCTTTTGATCGGACTTGTCGGTGTCGCGTGGGGAATTGTCTGGATGATTTTCTTTAAGGAGAATCCCGCAGATCATAAGCGCGTCAATGAGGCGGAACTGGCCCATATTCGGGAAGGGCAGGCTCACATGGAAGAAACGGGCGGCGGCCAGCCGCTGAAGTGGTATCAGCTATTCAAATATCGCAACATATGGGCGATGTGCATTGGATTTTTCATGATCAATTATAATTCTTACTTCTTTATCACATGGCTGCCGACATACCTTGTTAAAGAAAGGGGCATGGATTTAATCGAGATGGGGATTATGGCGTCTCTCCCGCTTTTGACTGCAATGGTCGTCGAAGTCGGAGCCGGATGGATGTCCGACCGGATATATGCAAAGGGAAAACTGTCGCTGACAGCCGTCCGGAAACTGTTTTTAATTATCGGGCTTGTCATGGCTTCGTGCATCGGTTTTGCCGCTTTTGCAGATTCCGCTATCCTGGCTGTCATCCTTCTTTGTGTAGCGAAATCGGGAACGACTGTCGCCGCGTCCCAAGTCTGGGCGCTTCCGGGGGATGTGGCTCCGAAAAATATGACGTCGATGGTTGCCGGTATTCAAAATACAGTCTCTAATATGGGCGGAGTGGTCGGACCCATCATTACCGGCTTCATCGTTGGCGCAACGGGTTCTTTCGTGCCGGCGCTCCTTTTTTCGGCTGCTTTGATCATCATTGCCATTTTAAATTATCTATTCCTATTGGGAAAAGTGAAACAGATTCAAGTATAA